The following coding sequences are from one Bos mutus isolate GX-2022 chromosome 22, NWIPB_WYAK_1.1, whole genome shotgun sequence window:
- the LOC138984745 gene encoding collagen alpha-1(XIV) chain-like yields the protein MPQSSRPGDMGTPHARIGAVPRPPRDGTRAGLQGDPSFVQENPASPWMFSLSEGWSDPPGDPVCLWLETAPGVPGGDVGVAPCSQTPPPEAPGAVRVCQTRPGDFPSVIALCVVHGQEMRLQSRSRSACTLARPVGMAGCPFPPDPPGISFPSGCCSSAFSPRSPEGPGAGGLEGTREGPGKGWSSSSDTVRPGVGVWLGHDLAPESGRRVHRGPWSHPEARRLPVVHLGVRSPRWPKYWSFSFSISPSNEYSGLISFRFDLLAVQGTLKSLLQHHGSKASILQCSAFFIVQLSHPYVTTGKTIALTRRTFLAK from the coding sequence ATGCCGCAGAGCAGCCGCCCAGGGGACATGGGGACCCCCCACGCCCGAATTGGTGCCGTACCCCGACCTCCCCGGGACGGCACGCGGGCGGGGCTGCAGGGTGACCCGTCCTTTGTCCAGGAAAACCCAGCCTCGCCCTGGATGTTCTCCCTGAGTGAGGGCTGGAGTGATCCTCCAGGTGACCCTGTCTGCCTGTGGCTGGAGACTGCCCCTGGGGTCCCGGGTGGAGATGTGGGAGTGGCCCCGTGCTCCCAGACGCCCCCTCCTGAGGCGCCAGGGGCCGTGCGAGTGTGCCAGACACGCCCGGGTGACTTCCCCTCCGTCATTGCCCTGTGTGTGGTTCACGGACAGGAAATGAGGCTACAGTCTCGCTCAAGGTCAGCGTGCACCCTGGCTCGGCCAGTGGGCATGGCGGGATGTCCTTTCCCCCCAGATCCACCAGGGATCAGCTTCCCATCTGGCTGTTGCTCTTCTGCTTTTAGTCCCCGGAGTCCGGAAGGCCCTGGAGCCGGGGGGCTGGAGGGGACACGGGAGGGTCCTGGGAAGGGCTGGTCATCAAGCTCAGATACAGTTAGACCGGGAGTCGGGGTGTGGCTGGGCCATGACCTGGCCCCTGAAAGCGGCCGCCGCGTGCACCGGGGGCCTTGGTCCCACCCTGAGGCACGCAGGCTTCCTGTTGTCCACCTGGGGGTGCGCTCacccaggtggccaaagtattggagcttcagcttcagcatcagtccttccaatgaatattcagggttgatttcctttaggtttgatctccttgcagtccaagggactctcaagagtcttctccaacaccatggttcaaaagcatcaattcttcagtgctcagctttctttatagtccaactctcacatccatacgtgaccactggaaaaaccatagccttgactagacggacctttttggcaaagtga